ACTTTTTTAAAATACAATTACAAAAAAACGAAAAATAATAGAAACGAAGTCAAGGGACTATAAAACAATATCTTCTTGTCATTACATTATTATTTTTTTCGGTCTGATAATCCTTTTTTATCTTTTCCCTTACTTGTACCGGCAATCGGCGAGGAGGGTTTATCTCCGAGAGTAGAAGTTATCACCTTTGCCCGTTTATTACGTTCTCCTCCGCGGGTTCCGTTTTTCCGTTCTCGTGCCCTATAATCGATTTTTTCACGTTGAGATTTTGGTACAAAATCTTTCTTTGCAGGCTTTTTCTCCTCTTTTACAGGCAATACAACCCGTAATTTAAGTATCTCACCATCAATTTTTACTTTATCTGTCATCTTCACCCGGTCACCCGGATTAGCCAGAATCCCATTGATTGTAACCCGTTCATCGATAATCAACTGATCGGCTTCCCGACGTGAACAAAAACCTGTATCCGCAATATATTTATTTATACGAACGGTATCTTTGTCTTTTATCTGTTTTCCCATCTATTCTAATATTATACGCTTTACATCTACTTTTTCACGTAAAAAAAGAGTGGCCGCCGACGAAAATTTATCTTCTGATTCGGTGGTATAAAACCGGCAACTGCCATTTTTCGTACAACGGGCGTCCATATCTTCATGTCGCCGAAAATAGTCTTGAAGACAACGGGCAACCCACTCGCCCTGAGCGACAGGAGTCACATCGGCTGGTAAAAATTGTCGTATTTTAGGCAACAGCAAAGGATAGTGCGTACATCCGAGGATAACGGTATCTATCCCTTTTTCCCGACTTAATAATCTGCCAAGATGTTGCTTTACAAAATAATCGGCACCATCACTTTCGTGTTCGTTATACTCTACCAACGGTACCCACATCGGACAAGCCTCCCCAAACACCTCGATATCAGGATATATTTTTTTAATTTCAAGCGGATAAGAATCTGACTGTATAGTACCTATGGTTCCTAATATTCCCACTTTACGACTTTGCGTAATACCTCCGATTGCCTCTACAGTAGGCCGAATAACCCCCAATACACGACGATCGGGTGCCATTGCCGGTAGGTCGTTCTGCTGTATCGTTCTTAAAGCTTTAGCCGAT
This DNA window, taken from Coprobacter tertius, encodes the following:
- a CDS encoding S4 domain-containing protein, which encodes MGKQIKDKDTVRINKYIADTGFCSRREADQLIIDERVTINGILANPGDRVKMTDKVKIDGEILKLRVVLPVKEEKKPAKKDFVPKSQREKIDYRARERKNGTRGGERNKRAKVITSTLGDKPSSPIAGTSKGKDKKGLSDRKK
- the murI gene encoding glutamate racemase, with product MTFPVNASGPIGVFDSGYGGLTILENIRRSMPEYDYIYLGDNARAPYGTRSFEIVYEFTRQAVLRLFEEGCPLVILACNTASAKALRTIQQNDLPAMAPDRRVLGVIRPTVEAIGGITQSRKVGILGTIGTIQSDSYPLEIKKIYPDIEVFGEACPMWVPLVEYNEHESDGADYFVKQHLGRLLSREKGIDTVILGCTHYPLLLPKIRQFLPADVTPVAQGEWVARCLQDYFRRHEDMDARCTKNGSCRFYTTESEDKFSSAATLFLREKVDVKRIILE